In Arvicanthis niloticus isolate mArvNil1 chromosome 11, mArvNil1.pat.X, whole genome shotgun sequence, the genomic window CTTCCTGGTCATCCCTGGAGCACCATCAGAGTGTTCTGAAATGGGAAGATCAAGGAGCAGGCCTTAGCAAGCAGTAGGACAATGATGCACCCAGCTGCTTCTAACCCTGGTCTCTTGCTGGCCACACTTCTGCCTCAGCCAAGGCTTTATCTGGTTTTAGGTTCTGCCTCTGCTCAAAGTCTTGGGCTGAGGCTGGGGTTCTGCTCTTTTGATGGGGGTGCAGGAGAGGCGGTGATCTCATCCTTGAAGGAGATTAGTCatcagagagacagggacagagctGGGGGGCAGGATAGAGCCTGACTATGTAAATGAGTCATCTTCCCTGCCAGCTCCACAGGGCCTGCGTTTGACAGCAGCTCCCCAAGAAAGGTTGTGAAGCAAGAGCTACCCGGAGGCAGGAGTAGTTAACCAGCTTTTAATAACTCATTTTGTTGAATGATTTCTGGTGAGGAGAGACGAGTTTAATCCCAGAGACAAGACACAGAGTGGGGGTTGAGCACAGCCACAGCAGGAAATCTATGCCAGGGCACAGAGCTCCAGGAATTGCTTTTTGCTCACAGCTTACCAAAACCTTTCTCATGTTGAAAAGCACTGGCCTAGCTAGAAGCTGGGCTGTGGCTCGGGGGTAAGGCGCTTGCTGCGCATGCATACATGGACGAGGCTTGGATTACATCTTCATCACcaacaaagagaaaacactgGCCTGCGCCATGGGATTCAGTCCCATTTCccggcttccctggcctctccgtctccccagccctcagCTTCCcaccataaaacaaagaaaatcatcttTTGGGTCCCAAAAGGCAACCCTGCCTAGGATGATGGGAGGCACTTCTGTCACCAAACACTGAAGTGAGACAGACAGTCACCCTTGCACTCACAGGAGAGGTCAAAGTCAGACACCCCTGCTTTTCAAACTGGCCCAAGCACAAGCAGCAACTGACACGGAACACAAGGCTTTGGTCACAGCTTTCCCACCAACATCTACCTACcgattatctatcatctacctatcaatcaatcaatcatctatcatgtacctatcaatcaatcaatcatctatcatgtacctatcaatcatctatcatctacttatcatctacctatcatctatctacctatctacctacacctctccatctatctacctatcagaTATCCATTGATCATCTATCTTTTGATATTGACAAAGTTGGTGCTGACCTCTGCATGGACCTCCTGCCCAGCAAAGAGCCCAGAGCTGGCAGTGAGcacagaggggaaactgaggctcagcgGTGAGCGCAGAGGGGAAGCTGAGGCTCAGCGGTGAgcgcagaggggaaactgaggctcagcgGTGAgcgcagaggggaaactgaggctcagtggTGAgcgcagaggggaaactgaggctcagtggTGAgcgcagaggggaaactgaggctcagtggTGAgcgcagaggggaaactgaggctcagtggTGAGCGCAGAGGGGAAGCTGAGGCTCAGTGGTGAGCGCAGAGGGGAAGCTGACCTCAGTGAAGGGAAAACGGTCCAGTCCGGTCCATGATGAAGCCAGGCTGAGCTTGTTTCCGGTACCCAGATTCCTATGTAACTTTCAAAGTGCACTCTTCTCATACATCTGCCCTGAAGCACTTTAGCTGTGATATAGGGATCATGTTTCGCCCAAGGTGTTTCCCACGAGGCCCTTCTATCACTGCCTAGCCTCCATGGAAACCACACCTTCCTTCTCTGCTTATAACCACAGTGAAAGATTGGCACTGGTTTTcttggagggaaaagaagaggataCAGAGAAGCGGTTGTCTGTGCAGTCTCACTTGTAGAGGGAACATCACGCTGGCTACCACAGACCCTGCAACACTACGAGGTGACTAGCAGCCTCCCAGcgttctccttttctttccccacaGATTTACATACTTCAACAGCCTCTTGCAAGCGCCAAAGAGCTGACCCCTACATGTGCCCCAGACCCTGTGTTCAGCTCCTAGTAATGGCATGCCTTTCTCAATCCTGGTGTTTGGCTACTACGCTCTTGAAATTCCAGTCTTCAAAACTGAGCACACCCACTGGGCTTTCCTGGTCACTCCAGCATGCTGGGGAGGGGGAACTTCCTTCAGGAGGCGCTACTGTGGATATACCTGGCAGCTGGGATTGTGTATGGGTTGCCCAGGTGATGCTGCTGTGTCTAAGCACTGCCACACTGGACACAGCCTTACTTATCTTCCAAACTTTCTCACATGCATCTCTCTTCCCTTGTCTCATCCCAAGTTCTTCCAGCTACGAACATTATCACCTGTGCCATGATCTTGGGCAAGTTACTAacttcagcatctttatctgttGGGTGGACCCCATTTATGAGTCTCACACATGGGTATGATAGTAATTCCCACCACAGACCATCCAATCGAAGGAGTATGGATACTCTCAACTGTGTATGTATCAGAAGGAATTTTTAAAAGCTGCCAAATAATGTATTGTAAGATGCATGACAATTTGAGACATGTTAAAATGTACAGGGTgatcgggcagtggtggcacatgcctttaatcccagcacttgggaggcagaggcaggcagatttctgagttcaaggccagcctggtctacagagtgagttgaaaaaccaaataaataaataaataaataaataaataaataaataaatatgtagagGGTGGGGAAGGCTGTGAGTTAAAATCAAGGAAACCTGTGGGTGCCCTAGAGTTGTGGCAAGGGTTAAATGGATTGCTAGGCACTTAGCACAGTGCCCGGGGTTGTGAAGACTCAACTGGCATCTGGGGTCCTTTGCCTTCCTCAGGTCCAGCCCTCTTGTGAGCTCTTCTGTCAGTAACCTTTTTCAGCCCTCCTTAACCCTGGCTTTCTCAAATTGGTTCAAGCTTATCAAGATAGTTGGTTGTCCACCCAGGAGAGTGACAGAGAAGGCTGACGTGTTGCAGTCCTGAAATGCCAGGTCTGCTGCAGCTTGTGCCCTGGGAAGTCTCTGATCCTGTCTTTCTCAACTGACAAGACTTCATCCATGGAGCACAGCTGAgaacctctttcttctctcctttttcataagtttctttatttttatttcatacatgTTGTATTCTGCCTgaatgtatctgtatctgtgtgtatcatGTATCTAACTCCaggtccccaggaactggagttacagacagttgtgagctgccatgtggtggtTGGGAACATagctcgggtcctctggaagagcagccagtgcttgtaaccactgagaaATCCCTTGaaccccctcctttcctctcttatgGAGTCAGGCTGTGTTCCATCCACAGTGCAGCCCCCTCACTTCACAGCTCACCCCACATCTCCTTCTCTTCTGCTCCCAGACAAAGAGACTCAGCAGAGCTCATCCTTGCATGAGCCTTGGAATTCTTGAGAATTAAATTTGAATGTAACCAGTTCAAGTGTGTTAGGGTACGGTGGTGCATGCCTACTTCCAGTACTTGTAATCCTGGTCCTGAAACAGGGGAATTGCAgaaagtttgaggcaagcctgggtcatagagcaagactgtctcaaaactgtGTCAAATGAGATGGTGCTGTCAGGAAAGGCTCCCTACGGAAGTGTCATCGAGACAGATGGGACTAGCAAATCAAAAACGCAGGCCCTACAACTCCGGTTCTACTTCACACAGGGAACTTTCTTTTAGTAAAAATATGCCTGCAGTGGAAATTCTAATTAGCTCTCTACAGCTGGACAGAGTCCAGGTAAGAAATCCTCCAAGATATCTACTGACATATTAACTTAAATTTAGCATCATAATGACTTCAGTTGTTGTATAGCAGATTCATATGGAGatagatatttgttaaaatgCCAATTACTGGGCACTAATAGAACCCCTGGAATGGGTCATGTCCTGGAATCTTCACTGAAGTCATACAGTCAGCTGCTTGTAACACCCTGATGGTTAAATCATCCTGGAGAAATTCTTAGTGGCATTTTTAGTCTCAAAAGCATACCAGATTGAACTATAAATTATACCCCTTCCCCCAGAGTCAACAGTGCAGCAGCTCCTGGCAGAAGGTCCAAGAGGGTAAAAGGGCCAAGTCTCCCATTGCCTAGCCCAGTGACAAGAGCACAGGCCCCAGGGCAGTGCAGCTTCTAACAAGTGGGTCCAGCAAGCACTGTACTTCCGTATTAACTTCCTTGCCTGTGTTCAGGCAAGGTTGGGGTTTGGTTACACCTCTTCACAGAGTGGCTGGATAGGAAGAGAGTGTCAGTGTCTGGTGTGTCACATAGAGACTGTCACCCAGGGGCACATGATGTCCATTAGCAGTGTCTTCTCTGTCTTAGTCCCAGGTGCCTCAAGCTAAACTCAGGGGCACTGTCAGCAGGGCAGCATTTGTGAGGGTAGCAGCCTCACATCTCTGTCAGAGTGACATACCAAAGCCCTGGGTGACTGTTCTTGCAGACTGGGATGGCAGATCAACTGTGACTTAAACAACACAGCAGCCCTGGTGTGAACCTCTACAGGGTGTGAGTCTCCGTGGTAGGGGTTGCTTCCTCTGTGCCTGGGGCTTCAAGGTCCTTCTCCAGACTCAGTCTGGATGCTCGTGAGCTGCCTGGGTTTGAGGGCCCTGCTACTCTACTGAGGAAGCAATATCTAGGCTGGCTCCTCAGTCTTTCCTAGTGCCCAGAGCCCTGAGTGTTAATGGGGAAGGAGAATGTATCATTCCCTGCCTTATCTACTGAGCTGAAATATCTATGGTTTATAAGAAAGTAAGGGAGAGAAGTGAACCCAATGAGCAAGACAATAAGAGAGGTGTTCAGTGGCTGTCCACTGATCAGCCAGGGACCCTCCAGACCTGCTGTCACCTATGTACAGAGAGATCCACAGTGTACAGTCATTGCCCTCCCAGGTAGTTGTGTTGAGTACAAACCGAGCAAGGGCCACAAGAATACTCCAGCACAGATTCTGGCCCTGCTATATGTAGTGACAATAGGAACATGTTGTGCACAAGTACACTGGTATTAAAGGCCACTTATCTGGTATTGGTCATCTTGCTGGGGCCCTTGGGAGGTTTGGCTGTCAAAAAAAGAAGCCAGATCCATACCCTAAATCCAAGGGCTAAAGGAGGGTCTCAGTGGAAGCCAAGAATCCAGacatggggtggggtggagggttaggTATCTGCCCCCCTAACTGGAGGGTGGAAGAGAGACAGTCTTAGTCATATGGAGCAAGGCTGACCTGTGGGGACCCAAGGGGAGAGATGAGTACCCTGCCTGTGGTTATCCAGAAGCAACAGATATCTGGTACGCTACGCGAAAGCCATGGGTCAGATCTTATCTAAATGACCAGCTTGTGTCATCCATGcaacagaggaagagaggtggCACCACCACATGTCCAAGTGAGGTGGTAGCCCAGATGTATGAAAGCCACAAAGACTCCCAGCACAGAATCATGACACTTAGGGCAGATATTCTTCTCCATGCCTCCCCTCTCCCTAGACGTGGGACTCCAGCAACTGCTTCCCTGTAACTTGAAGTTTCCTCTAAAGAGTGGGGCCTGCCTCTTTATAGGTTGTAGAGACACTATGAGCTGATGCACACTGGGCTGGCACAGTGTACAGAGCAAATTTAGTGGAACTGGTTTGTTAAATGAACCAACACAGAGAGTGGCTTTGTTTACTTCTACTGTCTTTAAGAACTTCCTTTTGCATCCTTAACAGCATCTTCCACAAACACCAGAGTTTTTGGTAGCCTTCCCTTTTGGTTTATCTTTGAGTGCCACTTTTGAGATTGAGACCCATCCTCAGACACCAAATCCGACCTTCTAGTTCACCTCCCCTCAAAGTTTAGCCACAGTAGCACTGGAATCTTGTCTTGTGTCACCAGGCCCTTAACATCCTCTTTTAGCTCTTGCTGGTGGGCTACACTGCCCACTCCAAGAGCAGGCATGCCCTTTCTTagaggcctgggttcaattcctagaaccaaCCAATCAGCCAATACTCATgaccaaagaacaaaacagagtGAGAAAGGTTCCATAACATGCTTGCAAGGACATGCCCACCCTGGCCTAAAGGCCCATCCAAAGGTTCCAcagcctcctaatagtgcctacGGATCAAGCCTATGATTAATGGGGATGTGGGGGATGCTCAGGACCTAACCAAGCCAGGTACAGTGGTGAATGCTTATAAGCCCATCACTTAGGctgtagaagcaggagaattaggagttcaaagCCGTTCTTGGATGCACAGCAAATTCGAGGCTAACTGTACTAAATGGTAAGTTGCTCCCCACCCTTGAAAAGATCCCAGCAGtaaaccaggcacagtggcatgCACCACCCacagggaagtggaggcaggaggtggccTTGGATAAGATCTAAACAAGCCAATCTACAccactgtcttagagttttatttctgtgaagagacaccatgaccaaggcaactcttacaaggacaacatttaattgggtctggcttacaggttcagaggttcagtccatcatcatcaagtgggagcagggcagcatctaggAAAGgaatggttcaggaggagctgagagttctacatcttcatctgaaggctgctagcagaatactggcttccagggagctagggtGAGAGTCTtaaacccatgcccacagtgacacacctactccaacaaggccacagctattccaacagggccacaccttctaatagtgccactccctgggccaagcaaataGAAACCTTCACAACCACCTTTGAGATAAAGGCTGCTTTCATCCTCCCTAGTCCTTTCCTGCCTGGGCAGCCTCCCCTGAATTGCTACCCAAACAGCTGCCAATACAGCCTCAGACCCTGAGGACACTGTCTAGGTGTCCAGGAGTGCTCACTACAATCCACTGCATCATCCACGAGAGTTCCTGCAGTCCCAGCACACACCCAGCCAGGAGGAAGGCCACACCCAGCTAGGAGGAGAGCATCTGAAGTCCAAGGTTCTCTTGACAGCTCCTCATAACCATGAGTGTCCTAGGGGTAGGGGGAGGTGTCTGCACACAATGAGTCTAGTACCTCAAATCCATCTCCCACCGATATCCAAGATAATCTCTGGCCTAGGAGACACCTAGGAGTGTGCCGGGGGTGGGTGAAGGGTCCTAGTTGTTAAACCTGTTTTACCTATTTAATAAACCCAGCATGGATAGGCATGTGTCTGGCTGACTTGCagtcacacacctataatcccagcaaagATAGAATAAGGGATCCAGAGTCCAAGGTCCATTTGGTTACATAGTAAATCTAAAGCCAtcctagactacatgagaccctcttgcaaagaaccacagcagcagcagcagcagccccccaaagaggaaaaagaatgagaaattcCTTCTCAGTTTTGAGACTTTAGCTGAAAGACAGAATAACAGGAAAATCCAATTCAGCATTCTCTTAACAAGAGTAAGCTCCATTTTTCCAGGCTTAAGATTTTCCATGTCTTTAGGAATTTAACAAAGGAATTCCTCCACCGAGGTTTTGTTTCCCAGCTTAGGCAGAAGCAGTGTTTTGTGACAAGTGGAGGTGGCAGTCTGTTTTTAGACAAGCTGCAGGCAAGTCTCTCACTGCCCATCCTCGCTCACCAACAGTGAGGGACGAGGGGCAGATCagggagctcagtggtagagcactgtcCAGCCTTGTCCTGCTGGCTGTAATCTCcagctgtgataaaataaaataaaacatcccaTTGGTTATCTCTCAAACTAATAAAACAGTCCTCAAGCTTAAATAGTAATTTATAACAAAAGGAGATTAAAGCCTTCCACTTGTAACACTCTAAAactcaagatatttttttcttaacacaGGACtgtaagaaaacacagaaaatacagTTTAACACACTTGACACAGCTAGAATATGGGTACATTTTGAGGACCCCCGCATGTAAATCCCTATCTCCTTCACCCTCTCCCCAAGAAAGCCTAAACTCTTATAATTTGATCAGTGAAGTAGGCATccctaaaaaaaattattatattactaAAGTAGATTATTTTCTTTTGCGTAGAGCTTCTTTTGTTCAATGTTCTTTTCTGTGATGTtgataatattataaatatctatggcttgtgctttttttcttcagtgtgtgAGGTTCTTTTGTAATGAGCAGACCATGGTATAGGCCTGTTGCTGGACAGTGGCTTACCAATTTAGGACTTTAAACTAAGAGGTatttgagtgcaggtgcccaaggCTTTGAATGCCAGAGGTTTTTAATcctcctggagccagagttacaagtggttgtaagccacctgatgtgggtgctgtaAGTGTTTCTGCTCGGATGAAagggtatcctggaactcagaagcccagcatccacacagcgcTGAGATGGGACAGTGTtccaatagaagggcatccttaggCACGAGAGCCCAGGAAGCACAGAGCTCTGagaagcctcctcagcagaggtGTTGTAGCTCCCAGGGAGGAGGCTCTCGGGAGCCTCAGTTCTGGTCCACTTCTCCCCTTTCCAGTGCTTATTGGCTTCTTCCAATAAGCAAGTCACACAGGGCAGCAAATctcataaaagagatttattgaAGGGTCCAGAATGAAGAGCCAAGTCCAGGAATGGCGGGCGGCCTCCGCTTCCTGGAGTGGACAAAGGCGGGGCTTATAGAGGATTTCTTAGTGGGTAGGGCTTTTCAGGGCAAAGATTTCCAGATTGAGGATTAGTGGGACTTCAAGTCCCGAGTTTGTGGAGCCCAGGGATTGGTGTGTTCAAGGGTTGGTGGTTTCTCGTACTCAGAGATCAGTAGATTTTTGTGggaagctcagggattggtgagGTTTTCTTGCTCAGGGACTGGTGGCGCTTttttttccaccttatttttctttgcattggGCCCATGGATTAGGTGGGAAGTCCCTCCCAGATACAGCTGGCTTTGGCTGAGGCACCATCTTTGTTGAGCTgctggggaggctggagagaaggttataccactgtggacagctcctgtgatGTCTGCAGACTAAGGAGGAGTCCCGGTGCTGACATTTTTACAGAAGCCCCCATTTCAACAGGCACCACCATTGTAGCAGCTCCTGCGGGGGCATTCTTACAGCAGCCATAGGCTGCAGCTGGAAGGAGGGGCCGTTGCACCACTTAGTAACTACAAGTATGCAGATATGAACTGCTGCAAAAGCAGTATGTGCTCCTTCAGTCTCCAATCTAGGACTTcctaattttactttattttgttttttgagacagggtctagatCCTAGGCTGGCTTccatcttactatgtagccaaagatgattttgaactcctaatcttcctgcctctacctcctaaatgctgggatcacaagtgtcTGTCATCACGCCTGCTCTGTACGCCCCACACACACCACGCTACATACAGCACTGATTTCTTCGTACACCCAAGAACTTGAGTTTGGCTTTAGAGTATTgtgaatttcttcttttaaattcctGGGCAAACCACTAACATTTTGTTTGTTATCGTTACTgttacttgctttttaaaaattcttttgtggCCAAATTTGGAATGCAAAGAATCAACCATCTTTCCCAATGAGCAATATCATAGGATTTTCCCTGAACTTCAGTCAGTAAGCATAAGATGAACAGGCAACTTGGGCATTTCCTCCAGGGACTCAAGAACATGATTGGCATCCAAGCTTAAGGGATTTGCTCTGCCAGTGGTAGGTGTATGTTCTCGGGCATAACTGAGGAGATATAAGTCATGTGGGACAAAGTATTCTTGACTTCTTCCTAGAGCTGGCCTACTGCACAGCAGCACACAGGTTTTCCTTTTCCGCTGGGTGAGATGTGGACATGTCTGATGATGCTCAGGCAGCTCAGACTCCAAGAAAATCAAGAAAGCTTTCTCCCCAGCCGTGGCAGCCAGGCTTTCTGTGGGAATACATTAACAAACCCTTTAAGGCCTGGCTTTCAACAAGTGGACAGGTTACCTCTTAATTACAAGGGTTCAAAGCACTCACCCTGAGCATAGGGCAGACCTTCCAGGACAAAACTCCATCCACACACTGGCACCACAGCGCCCAGCAATACCAAAGCATTTCCCCTTGGCCATGACGTGAGCAACAGTGACTGATGGATGGTGTTCCTGGAGAGGAACCTGAAGCCCAGCAGCAGATGTCAGATTTGCACTCAGGACAACTGGTCCCCAAATGATCCTTGTGTGGACTTCGTAAGTGAACCGGTGCTATCAGGCCATTGTCTCTCACTGGTCTCAGAGTAAGCAATCCCGATTACAAGATGTTCTTCTGGAAGTCCAGACCAACAAGCCTGTCTGCTGGACAGAGTCCATAGAAAATTCAGTTAGGGGAGCAGGTGTCATTCGTTGGTTTTGTGGGCAGCTCAGTGGTTTGCATCTGTGTACCTGGTGCTGCTCAGTGCGTCCTGTCAGACCCCTCCTAGTACACATCCGCCCTACCCGTTGTTTAAATACCCCCAAGGCAAAGGGCAGAACTCCATCTTGTTGGGATTCGCCATGATCCAGAGTCACCAAAAGAGGGAACCGTCTAAGTTCTGTCCTGCCCCCACCTGACTTAGGTCGGTCAGCAAATTGAGTTAATTCCACATCTGCACTCGCCTGCTACACCACACGCGACCACCAACCCTCGATGACCCTGGCTGTTATCTCCACAGGTTTCGGCATGACCACCCCAGCCACCGTGGGCGGGAAGGCCTTCCTCATCGCCTACGGACTGTTCGGCTGCGCGGGGACCATCCTGTTCTTCAACCTCTTTCTGGAGCGGATCATCTCGCTGCTGGCCTTCATCATGCGCGCCTGCCGGGAGCGCCAACTGCGCCGCAGTGGCCTGCTGCCCGCCACCTTCCGCCGCGGCTCCGCGCTGTCGGAGGCCGACAGCTTGGCGGGCTGGAAGCCCTCGGTGTACCACGTGCTGCTCATCCTGGGCCTGTTCGCCGTGCTGCTGGCCTGCTGCGCCTCGGCTATGTACACCAGTGTGGAGGGCTGGGACTACATGGACTCGCTCTACTTCTGCTTCGTCACCTTCAGCACCATCGGCTTCGGGGACCTGGTGAGCAGCCAGCACGCCGCCTACCGGAACCAGGGGCTCTACCGCCTGGGCAACTTCCTCTTCATCCTGCTCGGCGTGTGCTGCATCTACTCGCTCTTCAACGTCATCTCCATCCTCATCAAGCAGGTGCTCAACTGGATGCTTCGCAAGCTGAGCTGCCGCTGCTGCACGCGCTGCTGCCCGGCTCCCGGCGCGCCCCTGGCCCGGCGCAACGCCATCACCCCGGGCTCCCGGCTGCGCCGTCGCCTGGCCGCGCTGGGTGCGGACCCCGCGACTCGCGACAGCGACGCCGAGGGCCGCCGCCTGTCGGGCGAGCTCATCTCCATGCGCGATCTCACGGCGTCCAACAAGGTGTCGCTGGCGCTGCTGCAGAAGCAGCTGTCCGAGACGGCCAACGGCTACCCGCGCAGCGTGTGCGTCAACACGCGCCAGAACGGCTTCTCCGGCGGCGTGGGCGCGCTGGGCATCATGAACAACCGGCTGGCAGAGACCAGCGCCTCCAGGTAGAGCGGCCGCCCGCCCCCAGCGCCGCGGACCCGGCCGGGACTGCACGCCGCCGGGCGGGTTTGCTTCACTTCTCTCTGAGATGGCGCTTTCTTAATCTTTATCcaataaaatgaaaccaaaaaacaaccacaaaacaaacatgttttctaaagaaatactATTGGGCCAGGCCTGACGTTATCAAGGGCATGTTTTAGATgagactgtgattttttttttttttttttttttttgagtctccTCTTGGAGAATCGTGGCCCCCAACAAATTTCCCCTCCAGGAAGAGAAAAAGTGGCACCCCAAATCCCCTGCTCCGCGCCAGTGCATACTACTGCAAAGAGAGTGAGTGCATCCCTGGCCTTCGCA contains:
- the Kcnk12 gene encoding potassium channel subfamily K member 12 codes for the protein MSSRSPRPPPRRCRRRLPRPSCCCCCCRRSHLNEDTGRFVLLAALIGLYLVAGATVFSALESPGEAEARARWGATLRNFSATHGVAEPELRAFLRHYEAALAAGVRADALRPRWDFPGAFYFVGTVVSTIGFGMTTPATVGGKAFLIAYGLFGCAGTILFFNLFLERIISLLAFIMRACRERQLRRSGLLPATFRRGSALSEADSLAGWKPSVYHVLLILGLFAVLLACCASAMYTSVEGWDYMDSLYFCFVTFSTIGFGDLVSSQHAAYRNQGLYRLGNFLFILLGVCCIYSLFNVISILIKQVLNWMLRKLSCRCCTRCCPAPGAPLARRNAITPGSRLRRRLAALGADPATRDSDAEGRRLSGELISMRDLTASNKVSLALLQKQLSETANGYPRSVCVNTRQNGFSGGVGALGIMNNRLAETSASR